A single Hippopotamus amphibius kiboko isolate mHipAmp2 chromosome 5, mHipAmp2.hap2, whole genome shotgun sequence DNA region contains:
- the ZFTRAF1 gene encoding zinc finger TRAF-type-containing protein 1 isoform X3 yields MCAGCFIHLLADARLKEEQATCPNCRCEISKSLCCRNLAVEKAVSELPSECGFCLCQFPRSLLERHQKEECQDRVTQCKYKRIGCPWHGPFHELTMHEAACAHPTKTGNELMEILDEMDQSHRKEMQLYNSIFSLLSFEKIGYTEVQFRPYRTDDFITRLYYETPRFTVLNQTWVLKARVNDSERNPNLSCKRTLSFQLLLKSKVTAPLECSFLLLKGPYDDVKISPVIYHFVFTNESNETDYVPLPIVDSVECNKLLAAKNINLRLFLFQIQK; encoded by the exons ATGTGCGCTGGCTGTTTTATCCACCTACTAGCAGATGCCCGGCTGAAGGAGGAGCAGGCCACGTGCCCCAACTGTCGTTGCGAGATCAGCAAGAGCCTCTGCTGCCGCAACCTGGCCGTGGAGAAGGCCGTGAGCGAGCTGCCCTCCGAGTGTGGCTTCTGCCTGTGCCAGTTCCCCCGCTCCCTCCTGGAGAGGCACCAGAAAGAGGAGTGCCAGGACAG GGTGACACAGTGCAAGTACAAGCGCATTGGCTGCCCGTGGCACGGCCCTTTCCACGAGCTGACAATGCACGAGGCCGCGTGTGCCCACCCGACCAAGACAGGCAATGAGCTGATGGAGATCCTGGACGAGATGGACCAGAGCCACCGCAAGGAGATGCAGCTCTACAACAGCATTTTCAGCCTGCTCAGCTTCGAGAAGATCGGCTACACAG AGGTGCAGTTCCGGCCGTACCGCACGGACGACTTCATCACGCGCCTGTACTACGAGACGCCGCGGTTCACGGTGCTGAACCAGACGTGGGTCCTGAAGGCGCGCGTGAACGACTCGGAGCGCAACCCCAACCTGTCGTGCAAGCGCACGCTCTCCTTCCAGCTGCTCCTCAAGAGCAAGGTCACGGCACCCCTGGAGTGCTCCTTCCTGCTGCTCAAGGGCCCGTACGACGACGTGAAGATCAGCCCCGTCATCTACCACTTCGTCTTCACCAACGAGAGTAACGAGACGGACTACGTGCCGCTGCCCATCGTTGACTCCGTGGAATGCAACAAGCTGCTGGCCGCCAAGAACATCAACCTGCGGCTCTTCCTGTTCCAGATACAGAAGTAG